A single region of the Dromaius novaehollandiae isolate bDroNov1 chromosome 27, bDroNov1.hap1, whole genome shotgun sequence genome encodes:
- the SCUBE3 gene encoding signal peptide, CUB and EGF-like domain-containing protein 3 isoform X6, which produces MGALRIAGFSVLLLLLRSGSALANKAGQDVDECVEGTDSCHIDAICQNTPRSYKCICKSGYAGDGKHCKDVDECEREDNAGCVHECVNIPGNYRCTCYDGFRLAHDGHNCLDLDECAEGNGGCQQTCVNMMGSYECFCREGFFLSDNQHTCIQRPEEGMNCMNKNHGCAHICRETPKGGIACECRPGFELTKNQRDCKLTCNYGNGGCQHTCDDTEQGPKCGCHVKFLLHSDGVTCIETCAVNNGGCDSKCHDAATGVHCSCPMGFMLQPDRKTCKDIDECRLSNGGCDHICRNTVGSFECSCKKGYKLLINERSCQDIDECSFDRTCDHLCINTPGSFQCLCNKGYTLYGLTHCGDVDECSINRGGCRFGCVNTPGSYQCTCPAGCKLHWNKKDCTELAHRPPGSVPPRATLTCNKAGKKESCALTCASTARFLPESESSYTVSCGTPVPRPAGGQPRAGNGSQHCADTAAPVKQKASFKIKDAKCHLHPRAKGKPEEAGKAAAAGAAAAPCSDCQVAFVNLKCDSSKKGKGRRARNSAGKEVTRITLEFEAEVAPEEITASCNLNCLRQKVEKKLKAALKALKKSINQERFLLRFAGMEYEVARKLGAAPERQESCGPGQQRLAAKCVSCSQGTYYHGQTEQCVPCPPGTYQEKEGQLSCDLCPRSDAFGPVGATNITGCTGQCPPGQHSADGFQPCQPCPRGSYQPEAGRALCFPCGGGLSTKHEGALSFQDCDTKVQCSPGHYYNTSVHRCIRCALGTYQPDFRQNYCVACPGNTTTDFDGSTSVAQCKNRQCGGELGEYTGYIESPNYPGNYPANVECTWNINPPPKRKILIVVPEIFLPSEDECGDVLVMRKNSSPSSITTYETCQTYERPIAFTARSRKLWINFKTSEANSARGFQIPYVTYDEDYEQLVEDIVRDGRLYASENHQEILKDKKLIKAFFDVLAHPQNYFKYTEKHKEMLPRSFIKLLRSKVSSFLRPYK; this is translated from the exons ACGTCGACGAGTGCGTCGAGGGCACCGACAGCTGCCACATCGACGCCATCTGCCAGAACACCCCCCGGTCCTACAAGTGCATCTGCAAGTCGGGCTACGCCGGCGACGGCAAGCACTGCAAAG ACGTGGACGAGTGCGAGCGGGAGGACAACGCCGGCTGCGTGCACGAGTGCGTCAACATCCCCGGCAACTACCGCTGTACCTGCTACGACGGCTTCCGCCTGGCCCACGACGGCCACAACTGCCTgg ACCTGGACGAGTGCGCCGAGGGCAACGGCGGCTGCCAGCAGACCTGCGTCAACATGATGGGCAGCTACGAGTGCTTCTGCCGCGAGGGCTTCTTCCTCAGCGACAACCAGCACACCTGCATCCAGCGCCCCGAAG AGGGGATGAACTGCATGAACAAGAACCACGGCTGCGCCCACATCTGCCGGGAGACCCCCAAGGGGGGCATCGCCTGCGAGTGCCGCCCGGGCTTCGAGCTCACCAAGAACCAGCGCGACTGCAAAC TGACCTGCAACTACGGGAACGGCGGCTGCCAGCACACCTGCGACGACACGGAGCAGGGCCCCAAGTGCGGCTGCCACGTGAAGTTCCTGCTGCACTCGGACGGCGTCACCTGCATAG AGACCTGCGCCGTGAACAACGGCGGCTGCGACAGCAAGTGCCACGACGCGGCCACGGGCGTCCACTGCAGCTGCCCCATGGGCTTCATGCTCCAGCCCGACCGCAAGACCTGCAAAG ACATCGACGAGTGCCGGCTCAGCAACGGCGGCTGCGACCACATCTGCAGGAACACCGTGGGCAGCTTCGAGTGCAGCTGCAAGAAGGGCTATAAACTGCTCATCAACGAGAGGAGCTGCCAAG ACATCGACGAGTGCTCCTTCGACCGGACCTGCGACCACCTCTGCATCAACACCCCCGGCAGCTTCCAGTGCCTCTGCAACAAGGGCTACACGCTCTACGGGCTCACGCACTGCGGAG ACGTCGACGAGTGCAGCATCAACCGCGGCGGCTGCAGGTTCGGCTGCGTCAACACCCCCGGCAGCTACCAGTGCACCTGCCCCGCCGGCTGCAAGCTGCACTGGAACAAGAAGGATTGCACAG AGCTGGCCCACCGCCCGCCAGGTTCGGTGCCGCCGCGGGCCACCCTCACCTGCAACAAGGCGGGCAAGAAGGAGAGCTGCGCCCTCACCTGCGCCTCCACGGCCCGCTTCCTGCCAG AGTCGGAGAGCAGCTACACGGTGAGCTGTGGGACGCCGgtcccccgccccgccggcggccagCCGAGAGCCGGCAACGGCAGCCAGCACTGCGCCG ACACCGCCGCCCCCGTCAAGCAGAAGGCCTCCTTCAAGATCAAGGACGCCAAGTGCCACCTGCACCCACGCGCCAAGGGGAAGCCCGAGGAGGCCGGcaaggcggcggcggcag gcgccgcggccgccccctgCTCCGACTGCCAGGTCGCCTTCGTCAACCTCAAGTGCGACTCCTCCAAGAAGGGCAAGGGCCGCCGGGCCCGCAACTCCGCCGGCAAGGAGGTGACGCGCATCACGCTGGAGTTCGAGGCGGAGGTGGCGCCGGAGGAGATCACGG CCAGCTGCAACCTCAACTGCCTGCGGCAGAAGGTGGAGAAGAAGCTCAAGGCGGCCCTCAAGGCCCTGAAGAAGTCGATAAACCAGGAGCGCTTCCTGCTGCGCTTCGCCGGCATGGAGTACGAGGTGGCGAGGAAGCTGGGCGCGGCGCCCGAGCGGCAGGAGAGCTGCGGGCCGGGCCAGCAGCGCCTGGCCGCCAAGTGTG TTAGCTGCTCGCAGGGAACGTATTACCACGGCCAGACGGAGCAGTGCGTGCCCTGCCCGCCCGGCACCTACCAGGAGAAGGAAGGCCAGCTCTCGTGCGACCTGTGTCCCCGGAGCGACGCCTTCGGCCCCGTGGGAGCCACCAACATCACGGGCTGCACGG GTCAGTGTCCCCCCGGCCAGCACTCTGCCGACGGCTTCCAGCCCTGCCAGCCGTGTCCCCGCGGCTCCTACCAGCCcgaggcggggcgggcgctgTGCTTCCCCTGCGGCGGGGGGCTCAGCACCAAGCACGAGGGAGCCCTCTCCTTCCAGGACTGCGACACCAAAG TGCAGTGCTCCCCCGGGCACTACTACAACACCAGCGTCCACCGCTGCATCCGCTGCGCCCTGGGCACCTACCAGCCCGACTTCCGCCAGAACTACTGCGTCGCCTGCCCCGGCAACACCACCACCGACTTCGACGGCTCCACGTCTGTCGCCCAGTGCAAAA ACCGCCAGTGTGGAGGGGAGCTGGGTGAATACACGGGCTACATCGAGTCGCCCAACTACCCGGGGAATTATCCCGCCAACGTCGAATGCACCTGGAACATCAACCCGCCACCCAAGCGCAAGATCCTCATCGTGGTCCCGGAGATCTTCCTGCCGTCCGAGGACGAGTGCGGGGACGTCTTGGTCATGAGGAAAAACT CCTCCCCCTCCTCCATCACCACCTACGAGACGTGCCAGACATACGAGAGGCCCATCGCCTTCACGGCCCGCTCGCGGAAACTGTGGATCAACTTCAAAACCAGCGAGGCCAACAGTGCCCGGGGCTTCCAGATCCCCTACGTCACCTACGATG AGGACTACGAACAGCTGGTGGAGGACATCGTCCGGGACGGCAGGCTATACGCCTCCGAGAACCACCAGGAAATACTCAAG GACAAGAAGCTCATCAAAGCTTTCTTCGACGTGCTGGCCCACCCCCAAAACTACTTCAAGTACACGGAGAAACACAAGGAGATGCTGCCGCGCTCTTTCATCAAACTCCTCCGCTCTAAAGTCTCCAGCTTCCTCAGGCCTTACAAATAG
- the SCUBE3 gene encoding signal peptide, CUB and EGF-like domain-containing protein 3 isoform X1, whose translation MGALRIAGFSVLLLLLRSGSALANKAGQDVDECVEGTDSCHIDAICQNTPRSYKCICKSGYAGDGKHCKDVDECEREDNAGCVHECVNIPGNYRCTCYDGFRLAHDGHNCLDLDECAEGNGGCQQTCVNMMGSYECFCREGFFLSDNQHTCIQRPEEGMNCMNKNHGCAHICRETPKGGIACECRPGFELTKNQRDCKLTCNYGNGGCQHTCDDTEQGPKCGCHVKFLLHSDGVTCIETCAVNNGGCDSKCHDAATGVHCSCPMGFMLQPDRKTCKDIDECRLSNGGCDHICRNTVGSFECSCKKGYKLLINERSCQDIDECSFDRTCDHLCINTPGSFQCLCNKGYTLYGLTHCGDVDECSINRGGCRFGCVNTPGSYQCTCPAGCKLHWNKKDCTELAHRPPGSVPPRATLTCNKAGKKESCALTCASTARFLPESESSYTVSCGTPVPRPAGGQPRAGNGSQHCADTAAPVKQKASFKIKDAKCHLHPRAKGKPEEAGKAAAAGEGRRGRAPRGRGPVLSAILPPPGAAAAPCSDCQVAFVNLKCDSSKKGKGRRARNSAGKEVTRITLEFEAEVAPEEITASCNLNCLRQKVEKKLKAALKALKKSINQERFLLRFAGMEYEVARKLGAAPERQESCGPGQQRLAAKCVSCSQGTYYHGQTEQCVPCPPGTYQEKEGQLSCDLCPRSDAFGPVGATNITGCTGQCPPGQHSADGFQPCQPCPRGSYQPEAGRALCFPCGGGLSTKHEGALSFQDCDTKVQCSPGHYYNTSVHRCIRCALGTYQPDFRQNYCVACPGNTTTDFDGSTSVAQCKNRQCGGELGEYTGYIESPNYPGNYPANVECTWNINPPPKRKILIVVPEIFLPSEDECGDVLVMRKNSSPSSITTYETCQTYERPIAFTARSRKLWINFKTSEANSARGFQIPYVTYDEDYEQLVEDIVRDGRLYASENHQEILKDKKLIKAFFDVLAHPQNYFKYTEKHKEMLPRSFIKLLRSKVSSFLRPYK comes from the exons ACGTCGACGAGTGCGTCGAGGGCACCGACAGCTGCCACATCGACGCCATCTGCCAGAACACCCCCCGGTCCTACAAGTGCATCTGCAAGTCGGGCTACGCCGGCGACGGCAAGCACTGCAAAG ACGTGGACGAGTGCGAGCGGGAGGACAACGCCGGCTGCGTGCACGAGTGCGTCAACATCCCCGGCAACTACCGCTGTACCTGCTACGACGGCTTCCGCCTGGCCCACGACGGCCACAACTGCCTgg ACCTGGACGAGTGCGCCGAGGGCAACGGCGGCTGCCAGCAGACCTGCGTCAACATGATGGGCAGCTACGAGTGCTTCTGCCGCGAGGGCTTCTTCCTCAGCGACAACCAGCACACCTGCATCCAGCGCCCCGAAG AGGGGATGAACTGCATGAACAAGAACCACGGCTGCGCCCACATCTGCCGGGAGACCCCCAAGGGGGGCATCGCCTGCGAGTGCCGCCCGGGCTTCGAGCTCACCAAGAACCAGCGCGACTGCAAAC TGACCTGCAACTACGGGAACGGCGGCTGCCAGCACACCTGCGACGACACGGAGCAGGGCCCCAAGTGCGGCTGCCACGTGAAGTTCCTGCTGCACTCGGACGGCGTCACCTGCATAG AGACCTGCGCCGTGAACAACGGCGGCTGCGACAGCAAGTGCCACGACGCGGCCACGGGCGTCCACTGCAGCTGCCCCATGGGCTTCATGCTCCAGCCCGACCGCAAGACCTGCAAAG ACATCGACGAGTGCCGGCTCAGCAACGGCGGCTGCGACCACATCTGCAGGAACACCGTGGGCAGCTTCGAGTGCAGCTGCAAGAAGGGCTATAAACTGCTCATCAACGAGAGGAGCTGCCAAG ACATCGACGAGTGCTCCTTCGACCGGACCTGCGACCACCTCTGCATCAACACCCCCGGCAGCTTCCAGTGCCTCTGCAACAAGGGCTACACGCTCTACGGGCTCACGCACTGCGGAG ACGTCGACGAGTGCAGCATCAACCGCGGCGGCTGCAGGTTCGGCTGCGTCAACACCCCCGGCAGCTACCAGTGCACCTGCCCCGCCGGCTGCAAGCTGCACTGGAACAAGAAGGATTGCACAG AGCTGGCCCACCGCCCGCCAGGTTCGGTGCCGCCGCGGGCCACCCTCACCTGCAACAAGGCGGGCAAGAAGGAGAGCTGCGCCCTCACCTGCGCCTCCACGGCCCGCTTCCTGCCAG AGTCGGAGAGCAGCTACACGGTGAGCTGTGGGACGCCGgtcccccgccccgccggcggccagCCGAGAGCCGGCAACGGCAGCCAGCACTGCGCCG ACACCGCCGCCCCCGTCAAGCAGAAGGCCTCCTTCAAGATCAAGGACGCCAAGTGCCACCTGCACCCACGCGCCAAGGGGAAGCCCGAGGAGGCCGGcaaggcggcggcggcaggtgagggccggcggggccgggcgccgcggggccgtggCCCGGTGCTCAGCGCCATCTTGCCGCCTccaggcgccgcggccgccccctgCTCCGACTGCCAGGTCGCCTTCGTCAACCTCAAGTGCGACTCCTCCAAGAAGGGCAAGGGCCGCCGGGCCCGCAACTCCGCCGGCAAGGAGGTGACGCGCATCACGCTGGAGTTCGAGGCGGAGGTGGCGCCGGAGGAGATCACGG CCAGCTGCAACCTCAACTGCCTGCGGCAGAAGGTGGAGAAGAAGCTCAAGGCGGCCCTCAAGGCCCTGAAGAAGTCGATAAACCAGGAGCGCTTCCTGCTGCGCTTCGCCGGCATGGAGTACGAGGTGGCGAGGAAGCTGGGCGCGGCGCCCGAGCGGCAGGAGAGCTGCGGGCCGGGCCAGCAGCGCCTGGCCGCCAAGTGTG TTAGCTGCTCGCAGGGAACGTATTACCACGGCCAGACGGAGCAGTGCGTGCCCTGCCCGCCCGGCACCTACCAGGAGAAGGAAGGCCAGCTCTCGTGCGACCTGTGTCCCCGGAGCGACGCCTTCGGCCCCGTGGGAGCCACCAACATCACGGGCTGCACGG GTCAGTGTCCCCCCGGCCAGCACTCTGCCGACGGCTTCCAGCCCTGCCAGCCGTGTCCCCGCGGCTCCTACCAGCCcgaggcggggcgggcgctgTGCTTCCCCTGCGGCGGGGGGCTCAGCACCAAGCACGAGGGAGCCCTCTCCTTCCAGGACTGCGACACCAAAG TGCAGTGCTCCCCCGGGCACTACTACAACACCAGCGTCCACCGCTGCATCCGCTGCGCCCTGGGCACCTACCAGCCCGACTTCCGCCAGAACTACTGCGTCGCCTGCCCCGGCAACACCACCACCGACTTCGACGGCTCCACGTCTGTCGCCCAGTGCAAAA ACCGCCAGTGTGGAGGGGAGCTGGGTGAATACACGGGCTACATCGAGTCGCCCAACTACCCGGGGAATTATCCCGCCAACGTCGAATGCACCTGGAACATCAACCCGCCACCCAAGCGCAAGATCCTCATCGTGGTCCCGGAGATCTTCCTGCCGTCCGAGGACGAGTGCGGGGACGTCTTGGTCATGAGGAAAAACT CCTCCCCCTCCTCCATCACCACCTACGAGACGTGCCAGACATACGAGAGGCCCATCGCCTTCACGGCCCGCTCGCGGAAACTGTGGATCAACTTCAAAACCAGCGAGGCCAACAGTGCCCGGGGCTTCCAGATCCCCTACGTCACCTACGATG AGGACTACGAACAGCTGGTGGAGGACATCGTCCGGGACGGCAGGCTATACGCCTCCGAGAACCACCAGGAAATACTCAAG GACAAGAAGCTCATCAAAGCTTTCTTCGACGTGCTGGCCCACCCCCAAAACTACTTCAAGTACACGGAGAAACACAAGGAGATGCTGCCGCGCTCTTTCATCAAACTCCTCCGCTCTAAAGTCTCCAGCTTCCTCAGGCCTTACAAATAG
- the SCUBE3 gene encoding signal peptide, CUB and EGF-like domain-containing protein 3 isoform X5 has product MGALRIAGFSVLLLLLRSGSALANKAGQDVDECVEGTDSCHIDAICQNTPRSYKCICKSGYAGDGKHCKDVDECEREDNAGCVHECVNIPGNYRCTCYDGFRLAHDGHNCLDLDECAEGNGGCQQTCVNMMGSYECFCREGFFLSDNQHTCIQRPEEGMNCMNKNHGCAHICRETPKGGIACECRPGFELTKNQRDCKLTCNYGNGGCQHTCDDTEQGPKCGCHVKFLLHSDGVTCIGERHFQQHVILETFSNETCAVNNGGCDSKCHDAATGVHCSCPMGFMLQPDRKTCKDIDECRLSNGGCDHICRNTVGSFECSCKKGYKLLINERSCQDIDECSFDRTCDHLCINTPGSFQCLCNKGYTLYGLTHCGDVDECSINRGGCRFGCVNTPGSYQCTCPAGCKLHWNKKDCTGSVPPRATLTCNKAGKKESCALTCASTARFLPESESSYTVSCGTPVPRPAGGQPRAGNGSQHCADTAAPVKQKASFKIKDAKCHLHPRAKGKPEEAGKAAAAGAAAAPCSDCQVAFVNLKCDSSKKGKGRRARNSAGKEVTRITLEFEAEVAPEEITASCNLNCLRQKVEKKLKAALKALKKSINQERFLLRFAGMEYEVARKLGAAPERQESCGPGQQRLAAKCVSCSQGTYYHGQTEQCVPCPPGTYQEKEGQLSCDLCPRSDAFGPVGATNITGCTGQCPPGQHSADGFQPCQPCPRGSYQPEAGRALCFPCGGGLSTKHEGALSFQDCDTKVQCSPGHYYNTSVHRCIRCALGTYQPDFRQNYCVACPGNTTTDFDGSTSVAQCKNRQCGGELGEYTGYIESPNYPGNYPANVECTWNINPPPKRKILIVVPEIFLPSEDECGDVLVMRKNSSPSSITTYETCQTYERPIAFTARSRKLWINFKTSEANSARGFQIPYVTYDEDYEQLVEDIVRDGRLYASENHQEILKDKKLIKAFFDVLAHPQNYFKYTEKHKEMLPRSFIKLLRSKVSSFLRPYK; this is encoded by the exons ACGTCGACGAGTGCGTCGAGGGCACCGACAGCTGCCACATCGACGCCATCTGCCAGAACACCCCCCGGTCCTACAAGTGCATCTGCAAGTCGGGCTACGCCGGCGACGGCAAGCACTGCAAAG ACGTGGACGAGTGCGAGCGGGAGGACAACGCCGGCTGCGTGCACGAGTGCGTCAACATCCCCGGCAACTACCGCTGTACCTGCTACGACGGCTTCCGCCTGGCCCACGACGGCCACAACTGCCTgg ACCTGGACGAGTGCGCCGAGGGCAACGGCGGCTGCCAGCAGACCTGCGTCAACATGATGGGCAGCTACGAGTGCTTCTGCCGCGAGGGCTTCTTCCTCAGCGACAACCAGCACACCTGCATCCAGCGCCCCGAAG AGGGGATGAACTGCATGAACAAGAACCACGGCTGCGCCCACATCTGCCGGGAGACCCCCAAGGGGGGCATCGCCTGCGAGTGCCGCCCGGGCTTCGAGCTCACCAAGAACCAGCGCGACTGCAAAC TGACCTGCAACTACGGGAACGGCGGCTGCCAGCACACCTGCGACGACACGGAGCAGGGCCCCAAGTGCGGCTGCCACGTGAAGTTCCTGCTGCACTCGGACGGCGTCACCTGCATAG GGGAGAGACACTTCCAGCAACACGTTATCCTTGAGACGTTTTCTAATG AGACCTGCGCCGTGAACAACGGCGGCTGCGACAGCAAGTGCCACGACGCGGCCACGGGCGTCCACTGCAGCTGCCCCATGGGCTTCATGCTCCAGCCCGACCGCAAGACCTGCAAAG ACATCGACGAGTGCCGGCTCAGCAACGGCGGCTGCGACCACATCTGCAGGAACACCGTGGGCAGCTTCGAGTGCAGCTGCAAGAAGGGCTATAAACTGCTCATCAACGAGAGGAGCTGCCAAG ACATCGACGAGTGCTCCTTCGACCGGACCTGCGACCACCTCTGCATCAACACCCCCGGCAGCTTCCAGTGCCTCTGCAACAAGGGCTACACGCTCTACGGGCTCACGCACTGCGGAG ACGTCGACGAGTGCAGCATCAACCGCGGCGGCTGCAGGTTCGGCTGCGTCAACACCCCCGGCAGCTACCAGTGCACCTGCCCCGCCGGCTGCAAGCTGCACTGGAACAAGAAGGATTGCACAG GTTCGGTGCCGCCGCGGGCCACCCTCACCTGCAACAAGGCGGGCAAGAAGGAGAGCTGCGCCCTCACCTGCGCCTCCACGGCCCGCTTCCTGCCAG AGTCGGAGAGCAGCTACACGGTGAGCTGTGGGACGCCGgtcccccgccccgccggcggccagCCGAGAGCCGGCAACGGCAGCCAGCACTGCGCCG ACACCGCCGCCCCCGTCAAGCAGAAGGCCTCCTTCAAGATCAAGGACGCCAAGTGCCACCTGCACCCACGCGCCAAGGGGAAGCCCGAGGAGGCCGGcaaggcggcggcggcag gcgccgcggccgccccctgCTCCGACTGCCAGGTCGCCTTCGTCAACCTCAAGTGCGACTCCTCCAAGAAGGGCAAGGGCCGCCGGGCCCGCAACTCCGCCGGCAAGGAGGTGACGCGCATCACGCTGGAGTTCGAGGCGGAGGTGGCGCCGGAGGAGATCACGG CCAGCTGCAACCTCAACTGCCTGCGGCAGAAGGTGGAGAAGAAGCTCAAGGCGGCCCTCAAGGCCCTGAAGAAGTCGATAAACCAGGAGCGCTTCCTGCTGCGCTTCGCCGGCATGGAGTACGAGGTGGCGAGGAAGCTGGGCGCGGCGCCCGAGCGGCAGGAGAGCTGCGGGCCGGGCCAGCAGCGCCTGGCCGCCAAGTGTG TTAGCTGCTCGCAGGGAACGTATTACCACGGCCAGACGGAGCAGTGCGTGCCCTGCCCGCCCGGCACCTACCAGGAGAAGGAAGGCCAGCTCTCGTGCGACCTGTGTCCCCGGAGCGACGCCTTCGGCCCCGTGGGAGCCACCAACATCACGGGCTGCACGG GTCAGTGTCCCCCCGGCCAGCACTCTGCCGACGGCTTCCAGCCCTGCCAGCCGTGTCCCCGCGGCTCCTACCAGCCcgaggcggggcgggcgctgTGCTTCCCCTGCGGCGGGGGGCTCAGCACCAAGCACGAGGGAGCCCTCTCCTTCCAGGACTGCGACACCAAAG TGCAGTGCTCCCCCGGGCACTACTACAACACCAGCGTCCACCGCTGCATCCGCTGCGCCCTGGGCACCTACCAGCCCGACTTCCGCCAGAACTACTGCGTCGCCTGCCCCGGCAACACCACCACCGACTTCGACGGCTCCACGTCTGTCGCCCAGTGCAAAA ACCGCCAGTGTGGAGGGGAGCTGGGTGAATACACGGGCTACATCGAGTCGCCCAACTACCCGGGGAATTATCCCGCCAACGTCGAATGCACCTGGAACATCAACCCGCCACCCAAGCGCAAGATCCTCATCGTGGTCCCGGAGATCTTCCTGCCGTCCGAGGACGAGTGCGGGGACGTCTTGGTCATGAGGAAAAACT CCTCCCCCTCCTCCATCACCACCTACGAGACGTGCCAGACATACGAGAGGCCCATCGCCTTCACGGCCCGCTCGCGGAAACTGTGGATCAACTTCAAAACCAGCGAGGCCAACAGTGCCCGGGGCTTCCAGATCCCCTACGTCACCTACGATG AGGACTACGAACAGCTGGTGGAGGACATCGTCCGGGACGGCAGGCTATACGCCTCCGAGAACCACCAGGAAATACTCAAG GACAAGAAGCTCATCAAAGCTTTCTTCGACGTGCTGGCCCACCCCCAAAACTACTTCAAGTACACGGAGAAACACAAGGAGATGCTGCCGCGCTCTTTCATCAAACTCCTCCGCTCTAAAGTCTCCAGCTTCCTCAGGCCTTACAAATAG